In Deinococcus sonorensis KR-87, a single window of DNA contains:
- a CDS encoding replication initiator protein A: MTESLPKRFDEINVSQLSLISVQERIPEDFRDWTVEHEDATRRYRVSCQALPEYGVPHGIDNDVTTALINLLIEQGLPESNVVTATPYLILQTAGLDTSGRYYANLDQSLKRLLTTNYMISEGWRDHPRRRWTTASFRYIEKLEFTSTVDSTALEPGSVLKITLPQELVRSVRAGYIKVLDLAFMQSLKRPPTRALYRLLDARRHDPEEPQQRVLSYQLNLMEWGRACKIVSDRPSLIERALNSAHEELIERGYLLEVNIFGRGQKKTIEYVFNQLQAVPDPQLVEDVMLTGITRIRAQQLIAQHGQDRIERALEQYETLLRSGYKPRNRAALLVDVLNNPQKYSAPAIEAPAPAARPAERVKPAPAADPHEAFERTWQQMSREDQVEEVMRVVGVMLRGELTLQELDALRQVLQVEDPLAIRREVLAGVTSHRRDEVVRQLRLRLSSLG, from the coding sequence GTGACCGAGTCGCTCCCCAAACGCTTTGATGAAATCAATGTCAGTCAGCTGAGTTTGATCAGCGTCCAGGAGCGAATCCCGGAGGATTTCCGAGACTGGACCGTCGAGCACGAGGACGCCACGCGCCGCTACCGGGTGAGCTGCCAGGCGCTGCCGGAGTACGGGGTGCCGCACGGGATCGACAATGACGTCACGACGGCCCTGATCAACCTGCTGATCGAGCAGGGCCTCCCCGAGTCGAACGTGGTGACCGCCACGCCGTATCTGATCCTGCAGACGGCCGGGCTGGACACCTCCGGCCGGTACTACGCGAACCTGGACCAGAGCCTGAAGCGGCTGCTGACCACCAACTACATGATCAGCGAGGGGTGGCGCGACCACCCCCGGCGCCGCTGGACCACCGCCAGCTTCCGGTACATCGAGAAGCTGGAGTTCACGTCCACCGTGGACAGCACCGCGCTGGAGCCGGGCAGCGTGCTGAAGATCACGCTGCCGCAGGAACTGGTGCGCTCGGTGCGCGCCGGGTACATCAAGGTGCTGGACCTGGCGTTCATGCAGAGCCTGAAACGCCCCCCGACGCGGGCGCTGTACCGCCTGCTGGACGCGCGCCGGCATGATCCGGAAGAGCCGCAGCAGCGGGTGCTGTCCTACCAGCTGAACCTGATGGAGTGGGGACGCGCCTGCAAGATCGTGAGTGACCGCCCCTCGTTGATCGAGCGGGCGCTGAACAGCGCGCACGAGGAGCTGATTGAGCGCGGCTACCTGCTGGAGGTCAACATCTTCGGGCGGGGCCAGAAAAAGACCATCGAGTACGTGTTCAACCAGTTGCAGGCGGTGCCGGACCCGCAGCTGGTCGAGGACGTGATGCTCACCGGCATCACCCGCATCCGGGCCCAGCAGCTGATCGCGCAACACGGACAGGACCGGATCGAGCGGGCCCTCGAGCAGTACGAGACGCTGCTCCGGAGCGGGTACAAGCCGCGCAACCGCGCGGCCCTGCTGGTGGACGTGCTGAACAACCCGCAGAAATACAGCGCGCCGGCAATCGAAGCGCCGGCTCCCGCGGCGCGGCCGGCCGAGCGGGTGAAACCAGCGCCGGCGGCGGATCCGCACGAGGCGTTCGAGCGCACATGGCAGCAGATGTCCCGCGAGGACCAGGTGGAGGAGGTCATGCGGGTGGTGGGCGTCATGCTGCGCGGGGAGCTGACGCTGCAGGAGCTGGACGCGCTGCGGCAGGTGCTGCAGGTGGAGGATCCGCTGGCGATCCGCCGGGAGGTGCTGGCGGGCGTGACCAGCCATCGGCGCGACGAGGTGGTCCGGCAGCTGCGGCTCCGGCTGTCGTCACTTGGGTAA